The following are encoded together in the Sulfoacidibacillus ferrooxidans genome:
- a CDS encoding prolyl oligopeptidase family serine peptidase gives MDVTHNTKEVLDLTTRGCGVHADADALVYRTPSIHTAVPGTLWQGKIGRANALVRLPSEQHWNGKLLIGATPATRNEYSLDLLLSDIALYRGYAYAACDKATPGLTLRDLSRTMEEWEQVHVDLVDFATRLTKEKYQSSPTQTYISGLSNGGFVTRFMLERHHDLFDGGVEWEGVLWRADHRHLLTTLPIYVANYPIYRNWRGDWTQWERSAAYEKLLDAGLHPASEFQWHRYFLTYWVVSLWLYGIQMDPDWEPFQRPWSNEWLSHPESLADYPWQERLDQLTAHIAPIQNSGKIGKPLLSVAGNEDCLIPYRYHAEAYAQLVKNAGAGSIHRSYEIANGNHVDGLLRIEKGGQQPVQPFYEAALQHLEKWVENGIDPPQSQCYQSIHEFAPDFQLFSIGNRDVLDSVQKKLFYL, from the coding sequence ATGGACGTTACACATAATACTAAAGAAGTTTTGGACCTCACCACCCGTGGATGTGGTGTGCATGCAGATGCAGATGCTCTGGTATATCGAACTCCAAGCATTCATACTGCCGTTCCAGGAACTCTATGGCAAGGTAAAATAGGAAGAGCAAATGCCCTGGTTCGCTTACCATCGGAGCAGCATTGGAATGGAAAGTTATTAATAGGAGCAACACCTGCTACACGTAATGAATATTCACTTGACTTATTGTTATCAGATATCGCCTTGTATCGGGGATACGCATATGCCGCCTGCGACAAAGCAACTCCAGGGTTAACACTGCGCGATTTATCTCGAACCATGGAAGAATGGGAACAAGTCCACGTAGACTTAGTTGACTTTGCGACAAGACTAACGAAAGAAAAATATCAGAGTTCACCTACGCAAACCTATATTTCAGGGCTTAGCAACGGTGGATTTGTAACTCGCTTCATGCTAGAACGCCATCATGATTTATTTGACGGTGGAGTAGAATGGGAAGGAGTGCTATGGCGGGCTGACCACCGCCATTTACTCACTACACTACCGATCTATGTCGCAAACTATCCTATTTATCGCAATTGGCGGGGAGATTGGACGCAGTGGGAACGTAGCGCAGCATATGAAAAATTACTCGATGCAGGCCTCCATCCCGCCTCTGAGTTTCAATGGCACCGTTACTTTCTTACGTATTGGGTGGTTTCTCTATGGCTCTATGGCATTCAGATGGATCCAGATTGGGAACCATTTCAACGACCTTGGTCTAATGAGTGGCTCAGCCATCCAGAATCATTAGCCGACTATCCTTGGCAAGAGCGACTTGACCAATTGACGGCACATATTGCACCTATCCAAAATTCCGGTAAGATCGGAAAACCTTTATTATCTGTCGCAGGAAATGAAGACTGCCTGATCCCCTATCGATATCACGCAGAGGCCTATGCTCAGTTGGTTAAGAATGCTGGGGCAGGTAGTATCCATCGGAGCTATGAAATTGCAAACGGAAATCACGTAGATGGACTACTGCGCATTGAAAAAGGTGGCCAACAACCTGTTCAACCATTTTATGAGGCCGCCTTACAGCACCTTGAAAAATGGGTTGAAAATGGGATCGATCCTCCACAATCGCAGTGTTACCAATCTATCCATGAATTCGCACCTGATTTCCAATTATTTTCAATTGGTAACAGAGATGTGTTAGACTCCGTACAAAAGAAATTATTTTATTTGTAA
- a CDS encoding glycoside hydrolase family 15 protein has translation MEEEALQVLEALVQPNGLYVASSTPDYRYVWIRDTCYVAFAYLQKKDGHYEQIYSTLLDLFKKYKWKIEYHAEKRPEATFEYIHPRYDPDRLEELHEPWGNAQNDAIGLFLFGIGEGLRVGKTMFRDESDREIVQLLAKYLVNLEFWQDADNGMWEEYAELHASSIGACVAGLMAISPYVLVDQTAVRYGMHALIDLLPRESATKECDLAQLSLIYPYQLLPMELSREIVAQVENQLLRQKGVIRYKGDQYFAEEGSEAQWGFGLPWLGLCYLIVGDVEKAHSYLLWTESIMPKPGILPELYLGQSGSPNQHTPLAWAEAMYVLLHEQVSEWRNKV, from the coding sequence ATGGAAGAGGAAGCGTTACAAGTACTTGAGGCACTCGTTCAACCAAATGGTCTGTATGTGGCCAGTAGTACACCAGATTATCGCTACGTGTGGATACGTGATACGTGTTATGTCGCTTTTGCTTACCTGCAAAAAAAGGATGGACACTATGAACAAATTTACTCTACGCTACTTGACCTGTTTAAAAAATACAAATGGAAAATCGAATATCATGCGGAGAAACGACCAGAGGCTACTTTTGAATACATTCATCCACGGTATGACCCAGACCGTCTAGAAGAATTACATGAGCCATGGGGCAACGCACAAAATGATGCCATTGGGCTATTTTTATTTGGTATAGGGGAAGGCTTGCGTGTAGGTAAGACAATGTTTCGCGATGAAAGTGATCGGGAGATTGTACAGCTCCTTGCCAAGTACCTTGTTAATCTAGAGTTTTGGCAGGATGCGGATAATGGCATGTGGGAAGAATATGCGGAGCTTCACGCGAGTAGTATAGGTGCTTGTGTGGCTGGATTAATGGCAATTTCCCCATATGTCTTGGTGGATCAGACGGCCGTGCGGTATGGGATGCATGCACTCATTGATTTATTGCCCCGTGAAAGCGCTACAAAGGAATGCGATCTGGCGCAATTAAGTCTCATTTACCCCTATCAGTTACTCCCCATGGAGTTGTCGCGTGAGATTGTGGCACAAGTAGAGAATCAACTTTTGCGACAAAAAGGAGTGATTCGGTATAAAGGAGACCAATATTTTGCAGAAGAAGGGTCAGAAGCGCAGTGGGGATTCGGATTGCCTTGGTTGGGGCTGTGTTATTTGATTGTTGGGGATGTCGAGAAAGCGCATTCTTACCTTCTGTGGACAGAGAGTATCATGCCTAAACCAGGGATCTTACCAGAACTGTACCTTGGTCAATCAGGCAGTCCCAATCAGCATACTCCACTTGCGTGGGCAGAAGCGATGTATGTTCTATTGCATGAGCAAGTGAGTGAGTGGCGTAACAAAGTATAA
- a CDS encoding branched-chain amino acid ABC transporter permease — MEQIFAFGIFAMSYDLLIGYTGIVSFGHAMFFGTGAYAVAIVLSKTGGSTTGLMLGFLVAIVLAAVLSFIVAFISLRVRHTYFAMITLAVGQVFFVLAGSQPLRPLTNSNDGLTVLTPQWLNSNLSVYYLIALSLLVITFLLHRFVHSPVGDILRGLRENEGRSKALGYPVFRYKAAAFFISGVIAALAGGLYVIVESFVSTSVYDVSSVSLQVLLMTIIGGVGTLYGGLLGAGIIILAQNELSNLAGSNPLFSHSEIVFGVLYIVVVRFLPKGILGSLMKWKGR, encoded by the coding sequence ATGGAACAAATTTTCGCATTCGGCATATTTGCCATGTCATATGATTTGCTTATTGGGTATACAGGCATTGTCTCTTTTGGACACGCGATGTTTTTTGGAACAGGCGCATATGCAGTCGCCATTGTACTATCCAAGACTGGGGGTAGCACAACCGGTTTGATGCTTGGTTTTCTCGTTGCCATTGTGCTGGCCGCAGTCCTGAGTTTTATCGTAGCATTTATATCATTACGCGTTCGACATACGTACTTTGCTATGATTACACTGGCCGTTGGACAAGTGTTTTTTGTCCTTGCAGGTTCTCAACCTCTTAGACCACTAACAAATTCAAACGATGGATTAACTGTATTAACGCCGCAATGGCTAAACAGCAACCTTTCTGTTTACTATTTAATCGCACTAAGCCTACTTGTCATTACCTTTTTATTACATCGTTTTGTTCATTCCCCCGTTGGCGATATCTTGCGTGGCCTACGTGAAAATGAAGGACGTTCCAAAGCCCTCGGATATCCAGTTTTTCGCTATAAAGCGGCTGCATTTTTTATATCGGGCGTGATTGCAGCACTTGCAGGCGGTTTATATGTCATTGTGGAATCATTTGTGAGCACATCCGTATACGATGTGAGTTCCGTTTCACTTCAAGTATTACTCATGACGATTATTGGTGGCGTCGGCACACTGTACGGCGGTTTATTAGGCGCAGGAATTATTATCTTAGCACAAAATGAACTATCCAATCTAGCCGGTTCAAACCCACTGTTTAGTCATTCCGAAATCGTTTTTGGCGTCCTTTACATCGTAGTTGTTCGATTTTTACCAAAGGGAATTCTCGGCTCCCTTATGAAATGGAAAGGACGATAG
- a CDS encoding BTAD domain-containing putative transcriptional regulator, producing MGVARFERKQPPRMRRANMPRPRIMNLLSDIPDYPATVVKAGAGYGKTTAVSNYLSQSGLQRRWLTLSTEDRDTSLFVRSILESILPTNAAQEDLEAVVLSSQSPVTWMASAVSAASLISHYIVEETILVLDDFQVIDGEFALISWMDAWLRDIPHHLHVVIVTRSRPTLPYLLQLMLHDDVLMIQERDLAFNEDEVAALFRLNAEHEESSLTDRQIHNLVERTGGMALVISLLLREWRNEPSLAKLKNLLVNQTTLLDSIGRLFEVGLSSTEIEFFRSTSVMTTLHPNICDALLQRNDSKKILIEAEHRGHILLAAESDCYQLHPLVRDYLLCSLHPQQRKSLLDQVITWYQQNGDESRAIGYIFDIIDEPDRIQRLLPFIHTYLEKGQLSTVQTWIEGISPDSYACSAQLIWAQADIDRLSNRFAQEKVGFEQCKQVAQNTCDHTMVAEALIGMIRIYLDTTQPYPAAQLIREARATVPRYLKKIRITLIQLAFENALNGGKPHRAKRLHHFLLWNGAGLPANNSDLRLLLRTGQVEAAMTHLRNRMIQHDAKKRTSLSHRETSLLFSLVCSMLGDPSTAKLEAERGRWIADSLKAPFVRAVGFIRLGHAQHLAQPLQNDALRSYETAISLMDEMDVARGKSEAFLGLCFAHGYHSKFPLAKLYAEQGISLASRVGDRWMENLVRTAYGQVCTVHNNTTQAITELTHAMQAFTECGDPFMRNAAQLWIIFAMHAQEDMRWHSELDQLLRSEFSLGRTQLLSKPTLFGMKDPQTIVPLLMAHQKTPDSEHELTTRLLELLDSNQLVRHPGYTLYVQTFGSFEVYRGFQQVTRHEWQREKARQLFQFFLTYRGSLFHKEEICDRLWDGLNPDSADRDFKVALNVLSAALEPNRTGRGTTSFIIRQGNLYGLTSHPMLSIDRDIFVQKIREAEQTRDNHRIRQLLSSALQLYKGAYLEESRYELWCDDERERLRLLYLQAATRYSQLCIESEEYDESIQTCDRILQVEPTWEEAYVDLMKVHAQLGNRTMVVQTYQLCQRALRRELDIDVSTSTTTKFQQLIKRDTFQQR from the coding sequence ATGGGAGTAGCACGTTTTGAACGGAAGCAACCACCACGTATGCGACGAGCAAACATGCCACGACCACGCATCATGAACCTCCTTTCAGATATTCCTGATTACCCTGCCACAGTGGTGAAGGCCGGTGCTGGATACGGAAAAACAACTGCCGTTTCAAATTATCTATCGCAAAGTGGATTGCAGCGTCGATGGCTAACCTTATCAACGGAAGACAGAGATACCTCACTATTTGTCCGAAGTATCCTAGAGTCTATATTGCCTACAAACGCTGCCCAAGAGGACCTTGAGGCAGTGGTTCTTTCTAGTCAATCACCTGTTACTTGGATGGCATCTGCCGTTTCAGCTGCTTCACTCATTTCGCATTATATTGTCGAAGAAACGATTCTCGTACTTGATGATTTTCAGGTGATTGATGGAGAGTTTGCCCTGATATCGTGGATGGATGCATGGTTGCGAGACATTCCACACCATCTGCACGTCGTCATTGTGACAAGATCACGCCCCACGTTGCCATACCTTTTACAATTAATGCTACACGATGATGTTCTTATGATCCAAGAACGAGATCTAGCCTTCAATGAAGATGAAGTCGCCGCCTTATTTCGGTTGAACGCCGAACATGAAGAATCCAGCTTAACCGACCGACAGATACATAACTTAGTAGAGCGCACAGGTGGTATGGCTCTTGTTATCTCTCTCTTGTTACGTGAATGGCGCAATGAACCTTCACTTGCCAAACTAAAAAATTTACTCGTCAATCAAACAACACTACTTGATTCCATAGGTCGTTTATTTGAAGTAGGGTTATCCTCCACCGAAATAGAATTTTTTCGTTCAACCAGTGTGATGACCACACTTCATCCAAACATCTGTGATGCGCTTCTCCAACGTAACGATAGTAAAAAAATATTAATCGAAGCGGAGCATCGTGGGCATATCTTGCTTGCAGCAGAATCAGACTGCTACCAATTACACCCTTTAGTTCGAGATTATCTATTATGTAGTTTGCACCCACAGCAAAGAAAATCTTTGCTGGACCAAGTAATCACCTGGTACCAACAAAACGGAGATGAGAGCAGAGCGATCGGATATATATTCGATATTATAGATGAACCGGACCGCATCCAACGTTTACTCCCATTTATTCATACCTACCTAGAAAAAGGACAACTATCGACGGTACAAACATGGATCGAAGGAATTTCACCTGATTCTTATGCGTGTTCTGCACAATTAATTTGGGCTCAAGCTGATATCGATCGCCTTAGCAATCGATTTGCACAGGAAAAAGTTGGATTTGAACAATGCAAGCAAGTCGCACAGAATACCTGTGATCACACGATGGTCGCTGAAGCTTTGATTGGGATGATCAGAATTTATCTGGACACGACCCAACCTTACCCAGCCGCACAGCTCATTCGTGAAGCGCGAGCTACTGTGCCACGCTATTTGAAGAAAATCAGAATTACTCTCATTCAACTAGCATTTGAAAACGCACTCAATGGAGGAAAGCCCCACCGGGCAAAACGCCTTCACCATTTTTTACTGTGGAATGGCGCTGGATTACCTGCCAATAACAGTGACTTACGGCTCTTGCTGCGCACAGGTCAAGTAGAAGCAGCAATGACACACCTAAGGAACCGAATGATTCAACATGATGCTAAGAAACGCACTTCACTCTCGCATCGAGAAACTTCTCTATTATTTTCTTTAGTTTGTTCCATGCTTGGCGATCCTAGTACTGCTAAATTAGAGGCAGAACGAGGTAGGTGGATAGCAGATTCGCTAAAAGCACCTTTTGTTCGAGCCGTTGGATTTATTCGATTAGGACACGCACAGCATTTGGCACAACCACTACAAAATGATGCATTGAGATCGTATGAGACTGCTATTAGCTTAATGGATGAAATGGATGTGGCGCGAGGCAAATCCGAAGCTTTCTTAGGACTGTGCTTTGCACACGGATACCACAGTAAATTTCCCTTAGCAAAACTATATGCTGAACAAGGTATTTCTCTAGCATCACGGGTCGGCGATCGATGGATGGAAAACCTTGTCCGCACTGCATATGGTCAAGTCTGTACAGTCCATAACAATACTACTCAAGCGATCACTGAACTAACGCATGCCATGCAAGCATTCACAGAGTGCGGAGATCCATTTATGAGAAATGCTGCACAACTATGGATCATATTTGCTATGCATGCACAAGAGGATATGAGATGGCACAGCGAATTAGATCAACTATTACGATCTGAATTTTCCTTAGGAAGAACCCAATTGCTATCCAAACCCACATTGTTTGGCATGAAAGATCCCCAAACAATCGTACCATTGCTGATGGCACACCAAAAAACACCAGATAGTGAGCATGAATTAACCACGAGATTATTAGAATTATTAGACTCTAATCAATTAGTTCGCCATCCAGGATACACATTATATGTACAGACATTCGGATCATTTGAAGTCTATCGGGGCTTTCAACAGGTCACTAGACATGAATGGCAACGTGAAAAGGCTCGCCAATTGTTTCAATTCTTTCTAACATACCGTGGCAGCCTATTTCATAAAGAAGAGATATGTGACCGGCTATGGGACGGTCTCAACCCAGACTCGGCAGATCGAGACTTCAAAGTGGCCCTCAACGTTTTATCTGCTGCATTAGAACCCAATCGAACGGGACGCGGAACAACCTCATTTATTATTCGGCAAGGAAATCTCTACGGATTAACCTCTCATCCCATGTTATCCATAGACCGGGACATCTTTGTACAAAAAATTCGGGAAGCTGAACAAACACGCGACAATCATCGTATACGTCAACTTCTCTCATCGGCGTTACAACTGTATAAAGGGGCCTATTTGGAAGAGTCTCGATACGAACTTTGGTGCGACGATGAAAGAGAGCGATTGCGTTTGCTTTACCTCCAAGCAGCCACTCGTTACTCTCAACTGTGCATCGAATCCGAAGAATACGATGAGTCGATTCAAACTTGTGACCGCATACTACAAGTAGAACCAACATGGGAAGAAGCCTACGTTGATTTAATGAAGGTGCATGCGCAACTTGGCAATCGCACCATGGTCGTTCAAACATATCAATTGTGCCAACGTGCATTACGCAGAGAACTGGATATCGACGTTTCTACCTCTACGACAACAAAGTTTCAACAGCTCATAAAAAGGGATACATTCCAACAAAGATAG